Below is a window of Deltaproteobacteria bacterium HGW-Deltaproteobacteria-6 DNA.
ACCAACTTTAAAAGATTATTCCTGAAGGAGTAAGGCAGCTGAAATGCTCCAAGAGAATGGCGAAAATCTTTAAAACATCAGAGGTAATCATGCTGAAAAAAATGTTTCTAACCCTAGCCGTTTTATTTTGTTTCGCTTCCACATCCCTTGCCGCCGAGTTTGCGGCGATTAAGCTGCCGCCGCCGGATATGAAGGGCGGGAAGCCTTTGATGCAGTGTTTGAAAGATCGCAAGACGGACCGGTCTTTCAGCACGAAGAAACTGCCGGTGGAGGTGTTGTCTAATCTGCTGTGGGCTGCTGCCGGTATCAGCAGGCCGGACGGCAGGCGTACAGCGCCTTCGGCCAAAAACTGGCAGGAAGTTAATGTGTATGTCGCGATGGCGGAAGGCCTCTATCTTTATAATGCCAAAACCCATTCGCTCGATCCCGTCCTGAAGGCCGATCTGCGCAAGGAAACAACCCATTTCCTTCAGCCGTCACGAAGTGATATTGAAGCCGCGCCGCTTCAGCTGATTTATGTGGCGGACTACTCAAAGATGACGATTGCCACAAGCGACGAAAACAAGCTTCTGTATTCCGGCGCGGATTCCGCTTTCATCGCCCAGAATGTTTACCTGTATTGCGCGTCCGAAGGGCTGGCCACGGGGATTCGCGCTCTGCTGGATAAGACCGGGCTGGCTAAAGATATGAAACTGCGCAGCCAGCAAAAAGTCGTTTTCGTGCAGGCGGTTGGCTATCCTGAATAAATCAAAAAATTTAATATAAAAAAAGGAGACCCTATGAACAATTTCACCTTGTATAACCCGACCAAAATTCTTTTTGGCAAGGGAAGGATTAAAGATGTCGCAGGCGAAATCCCGAAGGGCGCAAAAGTTCTCATCACCTATGGCGGGGGGAGTATCAAGCGCAACGGTGTGCTGGATGAAGTTAAAGCCGCATTGCAGGGCTATGAACTGATGGAATTTGGCGGCATCGAGCCCAACCCGACATATGAAACGTTGATGAAGTGTGTGGATGTCGTGCGTCAGAACAAAATTGATTTCCTGCTGGCTGTCGGCGGCGGTTCCGTGATTGACGGCACAAAATTTATTGCCGGTGCCGCCCTGCATGAGGGAGATGCCTGGGACATTGTTAAATCTTACGGCATGAAGATGAAGCGCGCCCTGCCGTTTGGAACGGTTTTAACGCTTCCGGCCAGTGGTTCGGAAATGAACAGCGGAGCCGTCATTACCAATCGCGCATTAAATGCCAAGCTCCCCTTTATGCATCCCGCATTGTTTCCCAAATTTTCCGTGCTTGATCCCGAGAAAACCTATTCACTGCCGAAAGGCCAGATTGCCAACGGCGTTGTGGATACATTTGTCCACGTCATCGAGCAATATCTGACTTACCCCGTAAACGGGAAATTGCAGGACCGGTTTGCCGAAGGATTGCTGCTGACGCTGATTGAGGATGGACCGAAAGCTCTGGCCGAACCGGAAAATTATGATGTGCGCGCCAATCTCATGTGGTGCGCTACGCTGGGCCTCAACGGGCTCATCAGCGCCGGCGTTCCTCAGGACTGGGCCACGCATATGGTCGGCCATGAACTGACGCTGCTTTGTGAGCTGGACCACGGCAAAACGCTGGCGGTCGTATTGCCGGCCATGCTGAAGATTCGTGCGCAGGATAAAAAGGAAAAACTCCTGCAGTATGCCGAACGCGTCTGGGGTATTACGAGCGGGGATGATAACGCGCGCATTGATGCCGCCATCGAAAAAACACGGGAATTTTTTGAAAGCATCCAGGTTCCCACCCGTCTTTGTTCCTACAATCTCGGCGCGGATATCATTCCGACTATTATCGAACAGTTGAAAGCGCACGGCATGGTCAAGCTGGGTGAGAAACGGGATGTGACGCCGGAACTGGTTGAAGCCCTGTTAAAGGAATGTTTGTAAGAGGCCCAAAATCAAACTATGAGGAATGAGTCATGGATAAAAATTCAGTTGTTTTGATTTCCGGTTGTTCGTCAGGGATCGGGCTTGCGCTGGCCCGTGAGTTTGCTTCCCGCGGGTGCAAAGTGTTTGCCACGGCACGCAGGCCGGCGGTTATCGAAGACCTCAAAAAAGAAGGGATGGAAATAGCCGCGCTGGATGTGACGGATCAAAAGTCCATTGATGCCTGTGTGGCGGAAGTGATGGCCAAAGCGGGCAGGATTGACGTGCTGGTCAATAACGCGGGTTATGCGCTGGTCGGGCCGGTGGTTGATTTGTCCATCGATGATCTCCGCCGTCAATTTGAAACAAACGTCATCGGCCTGGTGGCACTCACCCAAGCAGTTGCGCCGCACATGATCAGGCAGCGTTCCGGTTTGATTGTCAACATGGCAAGCGTGTCAGGCATCTGCGCCACGCCGTTTGCCGGAGCTTACTGCGGCACCAAGGCCGCAGTCAACCTGCTTTCGGATTCGCTGCGCATTGAGCTGGCGCCTTTTGGCATTTCCGTGGTCACGGTTCAGCCCGGCGCGATCAAATCCAGATTTGGCGAAGTTGCCGAAGGGAGTATCAGGCTGAACGAAAATTCCGTTTATGCGCCGCTTTCGGGGTATGTCAAAGCGCGGGCGACGGCTTCACAAAAAGATCCGACAACAGCGGAAGAATTTTCACAGAAACTGATTGATAAACTGTTTCTGAAGTCCATTCCCAAAATTATCCGTCTGGGCAAGCAGTCCGCCAGTCTGCCGATTGTGGCGGCCCTGCCGGTAAATCAGTTTGACAACATCATGAGCAAAGCATTTGGATTGGATAAACTGAAAAAGAAATAATCCAATAAGAAGGAGGAATCAAGCTGATGCACTTTACATTTGCTCACAATAACTTCAATGTGCTGAATCTGGAAAAAAGTCTGATCTTTTACAAAGAAGCCCTGCAACTGGATGAAGTGCGCCGCCTGGAAGCCCCGGACGGCAGCTTTATTCTGGTTTTCCTGGGCGACCGGAAAACGCCTCATCAGTTGGAGCTCACCTGGATGAAAGATCGACGGGAGCCTTACAATCTGGGCGATAATGAATTTCATCTGGCTTTCAAGGTGGATGACTTTGCCGCCGCGCATGCGCTGCATGAAAAAATGGGCTGTATCTGTTTTGAAAATAAAGCGATGGGTATTTACTTCATCAACGATCCGGATGATTACTGGATTGAAATAATTCCTCAAAAGAAGTAGATTTGTCATCATCCGGCATGCCTCTTCTGAAATTCCAAATATGCAAAGGAGAGGTTTATGGAGAAAGGAGAAGACGGATGAAAAAATTATTTTTCAAAATGATTTTTCTGATGTTAGTGGTTTTGATACCGGTTTCGGTCATGGCGGAAGTCGATGTTAAAGTCCGTGTAAACATCCCTCTGCCTCCGGCGATTATTTTTCCGGGGCCGCCTCAGGTGGTGGTAATACCACAAACCGATGTCTATGCGGTTCCCGACGTTAATGATGACATATTCTTTTATAGCGGCTGGTGGTGGCGTCCCTGGGAAGGGCGATGGTATCGATCCCGTTACTATGATCGGGGTTGGGTTCATTATAACCGCGTGCCTGCTTTTTACAGAGAAGTTCCTCCGGGGTGGAGAAAGGACTACCGTGACCGCCGCTGGAAAGGATATGAGTGGGATCAACGCCGTATTCCACACCGTGACGCTGAAAAGAACTGGAAGGGTTGGAAAAGAAACAAGCACTGGGAAAGAGAAAATAACTGGGGCGTAAAAGGAATGGATCGGATGCCACCCGGTCAGCAAAAGAAGTTCAGAGGGCAAGGTGACGGACCGGGAAGAGGGCATCGGGGCGATTGAGCTCGATGGCAGCACCGGTTATTGGCATCTGACCTGATACAACAAAAAAGCCCCGTCACATCAGGCGGGGCTTTTTACGTTTCATGATTAATATTAAATCTGTCTTTTATCCAGCACTTTTCTGATTTTCCCGTCCTGCCTCGGGATGCTGTTGGCTTCAACCAGTTTTACGGAAGCATTAATGCCGGCAATCGCGGTGATTCGTTTTTTTACCAATTCCAGAAAAGATCGCTGTTTTTGCAGTTCCAGCGCAAATATTTTATCCGTAATTTCAATGATGACCTCCATGCTGTCCATCGCTTGTGTGCGCTCGACCACGATTTGATAGGGGGCTTCACCCTGCACCGCGCCGAAAACGGCTTCCTCGATTTGTGAGGGATAAATGTTGACGCCTCTGATGATCAGCATGTCGTCGGAACGCCTGTTGATTCTTTTCATCCGCACCAGTGTCCGGCCGCAGGTACAAGGGGTGTAATCCAGGCTGGTCATGTCGCGGGTCCGGTAGCGAATTAACGGGAAAGCTTCCTTATTCAGTGTCGTAAGGACCAGTTCGCCTTCGGCGCCCGCCGGCAAGACCTTGCCTGTATCCGGATCAATGATCTCCGGAAGGAAAGCATCTTCATAGATATGCAGGCCGTTTTTGCAGAAACATTCACCGGCAATGCCGGGGCCGATCACTTCCGACAGTCCGTAGTTGTCCGTTGCGTTAATCGCCAGGCCCTGTTCGATTTCATGACGCATCTTTTCCGACCAGGGTTCGCCGCCAAACAGTCCCACTTTCAGGGAAAGGGATTTGGGATTGATGCCCAACTGCTCCATCCGGCAGGCAAGTTCCAGAGCGTAACTGGGCGTGCTGACCAGCACGGTGGATTTATAATCCTGCATAATCATGATCTGCCTTTCGGTGTTTCCCGTTCCCATGGGAATAACGGATGCACCGATCGTTTCAGCTCCGTAATGCAGCCCGAACGCGCCGGTGAAAAGGCCATAATGAAAAGTCACCTGAACCAGATCGTCACGGGTCACTCCGGCGGCTGTCATAAAACGCGCCACCAGATTGGACCAGATGCGGATATCATTTTTCGTATAACCGGCTACAATCGGCTTGCTTCCCGTCCCGGAGGAGGAATGAATGCGGACAACCTCCCGAAGCGGCACGGCA
It encodes the following:
- a CDS encoding nitroreductase yields the protein MLKKMFLTLAVLFCFASTSLAAEFAAIKLPPPDMKGGKPLMQCLKDRKTDRSFSTKKLPVEVLSNLLWAAAGISRPDGRRTAPSAKNWQEVNVYVAMAEGLYLYNAKTHSLDPVLKADLRKETTHFLQPSRSDIEAAPLQLIYVADYSKMTIATSDENKLLYSGADSAFIAQNVYLYCASEGLATGIRALLDKTGLAKDMKLRSQQKVVFVQAVGYPE
- a CDS encoding NADH-dependent alcohol dehydrogenase, with amino-acid sequence MNNFTLYNPTKILFGKGRIKDVAGEIPKGAKVLITYGGGSIKRNGVLDEVKAALQGYELMEFGGIEPNPTYETLMKCVDVVRQNKIDFLLAVGGGSVIDGTKFIAGAALHEGDAWDIVKSYGMKMKRALPFGTVLTLPASGSEMNSGAVITNRALNAKLPFMHPALFPKFSVLDPEKTYSLPKGQIANGVVDTFVHVIEQYLTYPVNGKLQDRFAEGLLLTLIEDGPKALAEPENYDVRANLMWCATLGLNGLISAGVPQDWATHMVGHELTLLCELDHGKTLAVVLPAMLKIRAQDKKEKLLQYAERVWGITSGDDNARIDAAIEKTREFFESIQVPTRLCSYNLGADIIPTIIEQLKAHGMVKLGEKRDVTPELVEALLKECL
- a CDS encoding short-chain dehydrogenase; translated protein: MDKNSVVLISGCSSGIGLALAREFASRGCKVFATARRPAVIEDLKKEGMEIAALDVTDQKSIDACVAEVMAKAGRIDVLVNNAGYALVGPVVDLSIDDLRRQFETNVIGLVALTQAVAPHMIRQRSGLIVNMASVSGICATPFAGAYCGTKAAVNLLSDSLRIELAPFGISVVTVQPGAIKSRFGEVAEGSIRLNENSVYAPLSGYVKARATASQKDPTTAEEFSQKLIDKLFLKSIPKIIRLGKQSASLPIVAALPVNQFDNIMSKAFGLDKLKKK
- a CDS encoding lactoylglutathione lyase, with translation MHFTFAHNNFNVLNLEKSLIFYKEALQLDEVRRLEAPDGSFILVFLGDRKTPHQLELTWMKDRREPYNLGDNEFHLAFKVDDFAAAHALHEKMGCICFENKAMGIYFINDPDDYWIEIIPQKK
- a CDS encoding phenylacetate--CoA ligase; protein product: MNIWDPTHECISRDELEQMQLERLQATINRVHKNVIHYRKQFNELGAIPEDIISLADLSKLPLTSKDDLNHNYPYGMFAVPLREVVRIHSSSGTGSKPIVAGYTKNDIRIWSNLVARFMTAAGVTRDDLVQVTFHYGLFTGAFGLHYGAETIGASVIPMGTGNTERQIMIMQDYKSTVLVSTPSYALELACRMEQLGINPKSLSLKVGLFGGEPWSEKMRHEIEQGLAINATDNYGLSEVIGPGIAGECFCKNGLHIYEDAFLPEIIDPDTGKVLPAGAEGELVLTTLNKEAFPLIRYRTRDMTSLDYTPCTCGRTLVRMKRINRRSDDMLIIRGVNIYPSQIEEAVFGAVQGEAPYQIVVERTQAMDSMEVIIEITDKIFALELQKQRSFLELVKKRITAIAGINASVKLVEANSIPRQDGKIRKVLDKRQI